The proteins below come from a single Balaenoptera acutorostrata chromosome 2, mBalAcu1.1, whole genome shotgun sequence genomic window:
- the RDH8 gene encoding retinol dehydrogenase 8 yields MADAARTVLISGCSSGIGLELAVQLARDPGQRYQVVATMRDLGKKGTLEAAAGEALGQTLTVAQLDVCSDESVAQCLRCIQGGEVDVLVNNAGVGLVGPLEGLSLAAMQKVFDTNFFGAVRLVKAVLPGMKRRRQGHIVVVSSVMGLQGVVFNEVYAASKFAMEGFFESLAVQLLQFNIFISLVEPGPVATEFEGKLLEQVSTAEFPGTDADTLNYFRNLYLPASRELFHSVGQSPQDVAKVIVKVIGSARPPLRRQTNTRYTPLIALKAMDPSGSLYVQTSHRLLFRWPRLLNLGLRCLACSCFRTPVWPQ; encoded by the exons ATGGCCGACGCAGCCCGGACTGTACTGATCTCAGGATGCTCCTCGGGGATTGGCCTGGAGCTCGCAGTGCAACTGGCTCGTGACCCCGGGCAGCGCTACCAGG TGGTGGCCACCATGAGGGACCTGGGAAAGAAGGGGACACTGGAGGCAGCTGCTGGGGAGGCTCTGGGTCAGACCCTCACCGTGGCCCAGCTGGATGTGTGCAGTGATGAGTCAGTGGCCCAGTGTCTCCGCTGCATCCAGGGAGGGGAAGTGGACGTGTTGG TGAATAATGCTGGAGTGGGCCTGGTGGGGCCCTTGGAGGGGCTCAGCCTAGCTGCCATGCAGAAAGTCTTTGATACCAACTTTTTCGGGGCCGTCCGTCTGGTCAAAGCTGTACTTCCTGGCATGAAGAGGAGACGACAGGGCCACATCGTGGTGGTCAGCAGTGTCATGGGGCTGCAAG GTGTCGTGTTCAATGAAGTCTATGCGGCCTCCAAGTTTGCCATGGAGGGATTCTTCGAGAGTCTGGCTGTCCAGCTGCTGCAGTTCAACATCTT CATCTCCCTGGTGGAGCCGGGCCCGGTGGCCACCGAATTTGAAGGGAAGCTCCTGGAGCAGGTTTCCACAGCCGAGTTCCCAGGCACTGACGCTGACACCCTGAACTACTTTCGGAATTTGTACCTCCCGGCCTCCAGGGAGCTCTTTCACTCTGTGGGACAGAGCCCGCAGGATGTGGCCAAG GTAATTGTCAAGGTCATCGGCTCAGCCAGACCACCCTTGCGCAGACAGACCAACACCCGCTACACTCCCCTGATCGCCCTCAAAGCCATGGACCCCTCCGGCAGCCTGTATGTGCAAACCTCCCATCGCCTACTCTTCCGCTGGCCACGCCTCCTCAACCTTGGCCTTCGATGTCTGGCCTGCAGCTGCTTCCGTACCCCAGTGTGGCCCCAGTGA